One Halanaerobiales bacterium DNA segment encodes these proteins:
- a CDS encoding carbon-nitrogen hydrolase family protein, with amino-acid sequence MKNNKNQLKVALIQMKVIDDKDKNLVKAKDFVKKAADQEAELVMLPEMFNCPYQTIKFPEYAEKEGGKSWRFLSELAKENDIFLVGGSIPEKDDKNDTYNTSYVFNNKGEQIAKHRKVHLFDIDIEGGQTFKESDTLSAGNNITVFDTPYGKMGLVICYDLRFPELSALLSKKGVKYILVPGAFNMTTGPAHWELLFRSRALDNQVYTLGAAPARDSKQPYVSYGNSIAVSPWGKVIKRLGGGEDILITDLDLDYLDKIREELPLLKHKREDIYDG; translated from the coding sequence ATTGATGATAAAGATAAGAATTTGGTTAAGGCAAAAGATTTTGTAAAAAAAGCTGCAGATCAGGAAGCAGAGCTAGTTATGCTTCCAGAGATGTTTAATTGTCCCTATCAAACTATTAAATTTCCAGAATATGCTGAAAAAGAAGGTGGGAAAAGCTGGCGATTTTTATCTGAACTTGCCAAGGAAAATGATATTTTTCTTGTAGGTGGTTCTATACCGGAAAAAGATGATAAAAATGATACCTATAATACTTCCTATGTTTTTAATAATAAAGGTGAACAAATTGCAAAACACAGAAAAGTTCATTTATTTGATATTGATATAGAGGGAGGCCAGACTTTTAAAGAATCAGATACTTTATCTGCTGGAAATAATATAACAGTTTTTGATACTCCCTATGGTAAAATGGGACTTGTGATTTGTTATGATTTGAGATTTCCAGAATTATCAGCCTTATTAAGTAAAAAAGGAGTTAAATATATTTTAGTACCAGGTGCCTTTAATATGACTACCGGACCTGCTCACTGGGAACTGCTTTTTAGAAGTAGAGCTTTAGACAATCAGGTTTATACTTTAGGTGCAGCACCTGCCAGAGACAGCAAACAGCCATATGTATCTTATGGTAATTCAATTGCAGTATCTCCCTGGGGTAAAGTAATTAAAAGACTTGGAGGAGGAGAAGATATTTTGATTACTGATTTAGATTTAGATTATTTGGATAAAATAAGAGAAGAATTACCTTTATTAAAACATAAAAGAGAGGATATATATGATGGATAA